The sequence below is a genomic window from Thioalkalivibrio sp. ALJ12.
GGCCAGTTCCTCGACGCTGCGCCGGGTGACATTGTCGTTCGGCGGGTCGGTTTGCAGCCGCTGAACCCAGTCCGGGTGTCCGAAGTACGTCCAGCAGGGGTGCAGGTGGAGCTGGATATCGTGCCCGCGGCCGGCGATCGCGTGGGCGATCTCGCCCATCGGCTCGTCGCCGAAATAAATCGTGTTCAGCGTCTCGACAAAGAAGGTGGCACGAATCGCATACCGGTCGAGGGTGTCCAGCAGATAACCAAGACCCTCCGAGCGCCCGTTACGATGGCAGTAGACCGACGGCGGCCCGACCGGTTGGTGGGTTTGCGGCTCGCGAAAGGCCCCGGCGATGCTGAACTCGGTATCAACGGTCAAATGGACGCGGGTCGTCATCGTGTTCGCACCTTCAGTGGGCTGAAGCCAGATTGCGCGCAAGCCGCAGGCCAAAGCGCAGAGGTGTTCGATCCCAGGGGGTAAAACGCGGGAGTTGCAGCGGATCCGTGTCGCGGCCGGCGGCACCGGCCATGGTTGATACGGCGGCGTCGAACCCACTGGCACGCACCATCTCGACATGCTCCGGCGCATAGTCCTTGCCGGGACGACCGTTGGGATAGGCAAACAGGCGCACGGGACGCCCCACCAGGGCCTCGAGTTCGGCCTTGCCCTCCGCAATTTCCTGCTGCGCGGTCTCCGCATCGGTCTCCGCCAGAATCGGGTGCAGGACCGTGTGCCCGCCGATCCCCATGCCGGCATCGGCCAGCTCGCGAACCTGGTCATCGGTCATCATCAGGTCGCCGGGGGGCATGATGTGGAAGCGCGCGCCCAACGCCTCGGCGCGACGGCTGCGTTCGGCCAGCGGCCGATATTTGAGGGCCCCGATCAGGGCGTGGATCGTGGCGCGGCGCTGCGCCATGGACTCCAGTGGACGCGTGCCCAGTCCCTCCGGGGCCAGGTCCACTGCCATGGAGGGAATCCGGCGAACCGTTTCGATCAGCATGTCGTTGAACATGCAGCCGCCATTCAGATAGCCGGTGGCGACAAAGAACGTTGCCGGCACCCCCTCCTCGCGCAGGATCGGCAACGCGATCTCCGCGTTGTCGGCATAACCATCGTCGAAGGTGACCGCTACGGCCCGGGCGGGGAGCCGGCCTTCCTGCAGGCGCTCGATGGCCTCGTCCAGCGGCAGCGGGTTCATCTCCCTTGCCAGCAGGCGCATCTGCCAGCGAAAGGTCTCGGCCACCGGGTCTTCCGGTCGCAGCGGGTCGGGGTCCGCCAGCACGCGGTGATAGGCGAGGATCGTCAGGCGTGCGCGCCGGCCTTGCGGCGACAGCATGGACAGCGGTACTCGCAGCATGCGCACGATCTCCTGAACCCGCTCGGGGCGTCGGTCGGGGGAGCGCGAACGTACCGGTCAGGATTTTCTTGCGTGATTCAGCCAGTCAGCCACGACGGCCACGATGCGTTCTGCGGCATTGCCGTCCCAGTACTCCGGGATGCGCCCCTGTTTGCCCCCATGGTCCATGACCTCGCGGAAAGACTCCATCAGTCGTTGCGGATCATTGCCTACTAAAATATTGGTACCTTCATCGATCGTGATCGGCCGTTCCGTGTTCTCGCGCAGGGTGATGCAGGGCACCCCGAGGGCGGTGGTCTCCTCCTGCATACCGCCGGAGTCGGTGAGCACGACACGGGCATCCTTCATCAGTCCCAGCATCTCCAGATAGCCGGCCGGCGGCAGCACGGCGATCGGTGCCTCGCGCAGCGCAGACTCCAGCCCGAAACCTTGCAGACGGGCCTGGGTGCGGGGGTGCAGCGGGAATACCAGCGGGAGCTCCCGGGCGATGGTCACCAGGCTGTCGACCAGACGCTCCATCACCGGTGCATGATCGACGTTGGAGGGGCGGTGCAGGGTCAGCACGCCGTAGGCCCCGCTGTCGGAAAACGTATCGGCCTCCATCCCGGCCGCCCGCAGGGTCTCCTGCCACGGTACGGCACGGTCCAGGTTGTACAGCTGGGTATCGATCATCACGTTGCCGACAAAGTGCACCCGATCGGGGGCGATACCCTCGCGCGCCAGGTTGTCGCGGGCGTGGCGTTCGGTGATGAACAGCAGATCCGAGATCTGGTCGGTGAGCACCCGGTTCACCTCCTCCGGCATGCTGCGATCGAAGCTGCGCAACCCCGCCTCCACGTGGATGACCCCGACCCCCTTCTTGGCCGCCACCAGGGCACAGGCAATCGTGGAGTTCACATCGCCCACCACGAGAATGGCGCGAGGCTGCACACGGTCCAGCACGCCCTCGAAACGCATCATCACCTCGGCCGTTTGCACGGCATGCGAGCAGGAACCCACCTCGAGGTTGATATCGGGATACGGGATTTGCAGATCGGTAAAGAAGCGCTCGTTCATCGCCGGGTCGTAATGCTGCCCCGTGTGCACAAGCTGCGCCGGTATCTCGGCTTGCTGCAGGGCCCGCATCACCGGGCCGATCTTCATGAAGTTGGGGCGCGCGCCCACCACGCACAGGATGTCGCATTGCGAATCTGTAGACATATAGAGATCCCGTCGACCCCCCGACACGCCGGTTTGGCTGGGGCATTAGCGCCCAATGTAGTTCGAATTGAGGGAAATGGGCATAGGACGAAAGGACGAAATTTGTGCAGATTTTTCATCATTGTCCCGCCATCCATGTTGTGCCTAAGCTCGCAATACCGTGGCTTCCCAGGCGCAAAAGGCACTGACCTGGTGAGACGCCCTGCCACTCAACTCGCTGCACGGAAGAGCCCTCACTCATGCATGCACTCCCCTCATCGGAAGAGATTCGCCTCGGGGTTATCGGACTGGGTTATGTCGGGCTGCCGCTGGCGGTCGAGTTCGGCCGGGTCTGGCCGACCCTGGGATTCGACATCCAGCCCGGCCGCATCCAGGACCTGAAGAACGGCATCGACCGCACCCGCGAGGTCGAGCCGGAAGATCTCGCTGCCGCGACGCAGCTGGACTACACCACGGAACTCGGGGCGCTGCGCGCGTGCAATGTGTTCGTGGTGACCGTGCCGACGCCGATCGATGCCCACCGCCGACCGGACCTGCGCCCCCTGCTCGGGGCCACCCATACCGTGGGCCAGGTGCTCAAGCGCGGTGACGTGGTGATCTACGAGTCGACGGTCTATCCGGGGGCGACGGAGGAAGACTGCGTCCC
It includes:
- a CDS encoding polysaccharide deacetylase family protein, whose amino-acid sequence is MLRVPLSMLSPQGRRARLTILAYHRVLADPDPLRPEDPVAETFRWQMRLLAREMNPLPLDEAIERLQEGRLPARAVAVTFDDGYADNAEIALPILREEGVPATFFVATGYLNGGCMFNDMLIETVRRIPSMAVDLAPEGLGTRPLESMAQRRATIHALIGALKYRPLAERSRRAEALGARFHIMPPGDLMMTDDQVRELADAGMGIGGHTVLHPILAETDAETAQQEIAEGKAELEALVGRPVRLFAYPNGRPGKDYAPEHVEMVRASGFDAAVSTMAGAAGRDTDPLQLPRFTPWDRTPLRFGLRLARNLASAH
- the wecB gene encoding non-hydrolyzing UDP-N-acetylglucosamine 2-epimerase, with the translated sequence MSTDSQCDILCVVGARPNFMKIGPVMRALQQAEIPAQLVHTGQHYDPAMNERFFTDLQIPYPDINLEVGSCSHAVQTAEVMMRFEGVLDRVQPRAILVVGDVNSTIACALVAAKKGVGVIHVEAGLRSFDRSMPEEVNRVLTDQISDLLFITERHARDNLAREGIAPDRVHFVGNVMIDTQLYNLDRAVPWQETLRAAGMEADTFSDSGAYGVLTLHRPSNVDHAPVMERLVDSLVTIARELPLVFPLHPRTQARLQGFGLESALREAPIAVLPPAGYLEMLGLMKDARVVLTDSGGMQEETTALGVPCITLRENTERPITIDEGTNILVGNDPQRLMESFREVMDHGGKQGRIPEYWDGNAAERIVAVVADWLNHARKS